In one window of Posidoniimonas corsicana DNA:
- the rpmB gene encoding 50S ribosomal protein L28 encodes MARQCEICEKQAQMGNQVTTRGKKKYLGGVGTKITGITRRKFKPNLQRVKVTGADGQNRHALVCVQCIRNGAVKKVVRQAPFVVPSK; translated from the coding sequence ATGGCTCGCCAGTGCGAAATCTGTGAGAAGCAGGCCCAGATGGGCAACCAGGTCACGACCCGCGGTAAGAAGAAGTACCTGGGCGGCGTCGGCACCAAGATCACCGGCATCACCCGCCGCAAGTTCAAGCCCAACCTGCAGCGGGTCAAGGTGACCGGCGCGGACGGCCAGAACCGCCACGCGCTGGTGTGCGTGCAGTGCATCCGCAACGGCGCGGTCAAGAAGGTCGTCCGCCAGGCGCCGTTTGTGGTGCCGAGCAAGTAG
- the gatC gene encoding Asp-tRNA(Asn)/Glu-tRNA(Gln) amidotransferase subunit GatC, with protein MSISRADVEKVALLARLTLTEDEAQQMTRQLNDIVTYVDHLSEVDTEGVEPMAHAVEVHNVLRPDVVRDSLPRDQALANAPKHSGVGYLVPAVLGD; from the coding sequence ATGTCGATATCACGCGCCGACGTTGAAAAGGTTGCGCTGCTCGCCCGGTTGACCCTGACCGAGGACGAGGCGCAGCAGATGACGCGCCAGCTAAACGACATCGTCACCTACGTTGACCACCTCTCGGAGGTGGACACCGAGGGCGTCGAGCCGATGGCGCACGCCGTGGAGGTGCACAACGTGCTCCGCCCCGATGTGGTGCGCGACAGCCTGCCCCGCGACCAGGCGCTGGCCAACGCCCCCAAGCACTCGGGCGTCGGGTACCTGGTTCCGGCAGTCCTGGGCGACTGA
- the gatA gene encoding Asp-tRNA(Asn)/Glu-tRNA(Gln) amidotransferase subunit GatA, which translates to MTLVESSAAELLGQLGAGETSSREITQACLDRTESHDAQVGAFLRVDADAALAQADAIDKRRAAGETLGPLAGLPVAVKDLLCQQGEPTTCASRMLENFRPPYDSTVVAKLREADAVLLGRTNMDEFAMGGSTENSAFQPTRNPWDLKRSPGGSSGGAAACVAAGMAPLSIGTDTGGSIRQPSAFCGVVGMKPTYGRVSRFGLVAFASSLDQVGPIAGSVTDTALLLDAIAGHCERDSTSLDVAKPNYLQDIDKPLDGLRLGVVTEHFGKGLDPEVESAVRAAIAAYEGQGAEIVELSLPHSKHAVATYYVIAPCEASSNLARYDGAHYGYRTEERAMLAQLQADRKAAQEAGDEQALDDIDTALVRMYRQSRSEAIGPEVKRRIMLGAYALSAGYYDAYYLKALKVRRLIRQDFDQAFEKVDLIIGPTTAAPAPELGQFDNDPLGMYLLDLYTVSANLAGLPAMSLPCGQSKSGLPIGLQLHAPPLEEARLLRAARMFEQSGAWETKRCEL; encoded by the coding sequence ATGACCCTCGTTGAATCATCCGCCGCCGAATTGCTCGGGCAGCTAGGCGCGGGCGAGACCTCCTCCCGCGAGATCACCCAGGCCTGCCTGGACCGCACCGAGTCCCACGACGCCCAGGTCGGCGCGTTCCTGCGGGTCGACGCCGACGCCGCACTGGCGCAGGCGGACGCGATCGACAAACGCCGCGCCGCCGGCGAGACGCTCGGCCCGCTGGCCGGACTGCCGGTCGCCGTGAAGGACCTGCTGTGCCAGCAGGGCGAGCCGACCACCTGCGCGTCGCGGATGCTGGAGAACTTCCGCCCGCCGTACGACTCCACCGTGGTCGCCAAGCTGCGTGAGGCCGACGCGGTGCTGCTGGGCCGCACCAACATGGACGAGTTCGCCATGGGCGGCTCGACCGAGAACTCGGCGTTCCAGCCGACCCGCAACCCGTGGGACCTGAAGCGTTCGCCCGGCGGTTCGAGCGGCGGCGCCGCGGCGTGCGTGGCCGCCGGCATGGCGCCGCTGTCGATCGGCACCGACACCGGCGGCTCCATCCGGCAGCCGTCGGCGTTCTGCGGCGTGGTGGGCATGAAGCCGACCTACGGCCGGGTCAGCCGGTTCGGGCTTGTGGCGTTCGCCAGCAGCCTCGACCAGGTCGGCCCGATCGCCGGCAGCGTGACCGACACCGCTTTGCTGCTGGACGCGATCGCGGGGCACTGCGAGCGGGACTCCACCTCGCTGGACGTCGCCAAGCCGAACTACCTTCAAGACATCGACAAGCCGCTCGACGGGCTCCGCCTGGGCGTGGTGACCGAGCACTTCGGCAAGGGGCTCGACCCCGAGGTCGAGAGCGCCGTCCGCGCCGCCATCGCCGCGTACGAAGGGCAGGGCGCCGAGATTGTCGAGCTGTCGCTGCCGCACAGCAAGCACGCCGTGGCGACCTACTACGTCATCGCCCCGTGCGAGGCGTCCAGCAACCTGGCCCGCTACGACGGCGCCCACTACGGCTACCGCACCGAAGAACGGGCGATGCTCGCCCAGCTGCAGGCCGATCGCAAAGCGGCCCAGGAGGCCGGCGACGAACAGGCCCTGGACGACATCGACACCGCGCTGGTGCGGATGTACCGCCAGAGCCGCTCGGAGGCGATCGGCCCGGAGGTCAAACGCCGCATAATGCTCGGCGCGTACGCCCTCAGCGCCGGCTACTACGACGCGTACTACCTCAAGGCGCTCAAGGTGCGGCGGCTAATCCGCCAGGACTTCGACCAGGCGTTCGAGAAGGTCGACCTGATCATCGGCCCCACCACCGCCGCCCCCGCGCCCGAGCTTGGCCAATTCGACAACGACCCGCTCGGCATGTACCTGCTGGACCTGTACACCGTCAGCGCCAACCTGGCGGGCCTGCCGGCGATGAGCCTGCCGTGCGGCCAGAGCAAGTCCGGCCTGCCGATCGGCCTGCAGCTGCACGCCCCACCGCTGGAAGAGGCCCGCCTGCTGCGCGCCGCGCGGATGTTCGAGCAGAGCGGCGCCTGGGAAACCAAGCGATGCGAACTGTGA
- the gatB gene encoding Asp-tRNA(Asn)/Glu-tRNA(Gln) amidotransferase subunit GatB produces the protein MYTTVIGLEVHVQLATKSKLFCGCSTAYGAEPNTQTCPVCIGMPGSLPVMNEEAVALAIETGLALNLQIAGFTKWDRKQYFYPDLPKGYQISQYDLPITHDGWLEIEDPKGAFEPKKVRILRAHLEEDAGKSLHDEAAGKGDTLIDLNRTGTPLLEIVSEPDLRSAAEAKAYLTELRLLLTYLGVSDCNMQEGSLRVDANVNLHIPSDDPDAKDGKIATPIVEIKNMNSFRAVERAIEYEAERQHREWKETGRRLGQSPKQTRGWDDAAGVTRAQRSKEESSDYRYFPDPDLAPVAITAAEVDKVRERLIELPAAIRQRLVADYGLSLYDADVIVNQGRPTVDYYLTVADQSGDNKLAANWLTQDVLRTLKSQEIGIEQFAIPADRLAGFVKKVSAGDLPSSRAREVFDAMLDSGADADAAMESLGITQVDDSEIDALCQELLAANPKVVADVQGGKQQAIGALIGQAKKKNPNIDPGKFRQTCLELIAKG, from the coding sequence ATGTACACCACCGTCATCGGCCTGGAAGTCCACGTGCAGCTCGCTACCAAGAGCAAGCTGTTCTGCGGCTGCAGCACGGCCTACGGCGCCGAGCCCAACACGCAGACCTGCCCGGTCTGCATCGGCATGCCGGGCTCGCTGCCGGTGATGAACGAAGAGGCGGTCGCCCTCGCCATCGAGACCGGCCTGGCGCTCAACCTGCAGATCGCCGGCTTCACCAAGTGGGACCGCAAGCAGTACTTCTACCCCGACCTGCCCAAGGGCTACCAGATCAGCCAGTACGACCTGCCGATCACGCACGACGGCTGGCTGGAGATCGAGGACCCCAAGGGCGCCTTCGAGCCGAAAAAGGTCCGCATCCTCCGCGCCCACCTGGAAGAGGACGCGGGCAAGAGCCTGCACGACGAGGCGGCCGGCAAGGGCGACACGCTCATCGACCTCAACCGCACCGGCACGCCACTCTTGGAGATTGTCAGCGAGCCCGACCTCCGCAGCGCCGCCGAGGCCAAGGCCTACCTGACCGAACTGCGGCTGCTGCTCACCTACCTGGGCGTGTCGGACTGCAACATGCAGGAGGGCAGCCTGCGGGTGGACGCCAACGTCAACCTGCACATCCCATCCGACGACCCCGACGCCAAGGACGGCAAGATCGCCACGCCGATCGTCGAGATCAAGAACATGAACAGCTTCCGCGCGGTGGAGCGGGCCATCGAGTACGAGGCCGAGCGCCAGCACCGCGAGTGGAAGGAAACCGGCCGGCGGCTCGGCCAATCGCCCAAGCAGACCCGCGGCTGGGACGACGCCGCCGGCGTGACCCGCGCCCAGCGGAGCAAAGAAGAGTCGAGCGACTACCGCTACTTCCCCGACCCCGACCTGGCGCCGGTGGCGATCACCGCGGCCGAGGTCGACAAGGTCCGCGAGCGGCTGATCGAGCTGCCCGCCGCGATCCGCCAGCGGCTGGTCGCGGACTACGGCCTGTCGCTGTACGACGCCGACGTTATCGTCAACCAGGGCCGGCCCACGGTCGACTACTACCTGACCGTGGCGGACCAGTCCGGCGACAACAAGCTGGCGGCCAACTGGCTCACGCAGGACGTGCTCCGCACGCTCAAGAGCCAAGAGATCGGCATCGAGCAGTTCGCGATCCCGGCCGACCGCCTGGCCGGCTTCGTGAAGAAGGTCTCTGCGGGCGACCTGCCGAGTTCCCGCGCGCGGGAGGTGTTCGACGCGATGCTCGACTCCGGCGCCGACGCCGACGCCGCGATGGAGTCGCTCGGCATCACCCAGGTCGACGACTCGGAGATCGACGCGCTCTGCCAGGAGCTGCTCGCCGCCAACCCGAAGGTGGTGGCCGACGTGCAGGGCGGCAAGCAGCAGGCGATCGGCGCCCTGATCGGCCAGGCGAAGAAGAAGAACCCCAACATCGACCCCGGCAAGTTCCGCCAGACCTGCCTGGAGCTGATCGCCAAAGGCTGA
- a CDS encoding NAD(P)/FAD-dependent oxidoreductase, with amino-acid sequence MPARPQSCDVAVVGAGIIGLTIAEELLSRGLSVTVVDRQSAGREASWAGAGILPPGSRYSDHPALEELAAHSFRLNAELSQRLRELTSLDDGFWRCGAVYFASTPEQQRKFGDLFARWRSRDIRVDAVGEADLAELAPYASDRLKQLAAAGQAFHVPAEAQARNPRRLRAIVALCESWGGRLIEHDEVTSVDEAPQQVTLRLASGAVINAGRAVIASGAWASRFLPAAGSAAHVRPVRGQMLLLEGDHALANNLHVDSLYLAPRRDGRVLAGATVEEAAFDKSNTAEGCATLLDFVRGSGLGGLRLVRCWAGLRPATPDELPLIGPASDRVYIAAGHYRAGLQFACATAMLIREMMLGQPPSMDATPFRIDR; translated from the coding sequence GTGCCCGCGCGCCCCCAGAGCTGCGATGTCGCTGTTGTTGGCGCCGGCATTATTGGGCTGACGATCGCCGAGGAGCTGCTCTCACGCGGGCTCAGTGTCACGGTCGTCGACCGCCAGTCCGCCGGCCGCGAGGCGTCGTGGGCAGGGGCCGGCATCCTGCCGCCGGGGTCGCGTTACTCCGATCACCCGGCGCTGGAGGAGCTGGCCGCGCACTCGTTCCGACTTAACGCCGAGCTGTCGCAGCGGCTGCGCGAACTCACCAGCCTGGACGACGGCTTCTGGCGGTGCGGCGCGGTCTACTTCGCCAGCACGCCCGAGCAGCAGCGCAAGTTCGGCGACCTGTTCGCCCGCTGGCGGTCCCGCGACATCCGCGTCGACGCGGTGGGCGAGGCCGACCTCGCCGAACTCGCGCCGTACGCGTCGGACAGGCTGAAGCAACTGGCCGCCGCCGGGCAGGCGTTCCACGTGCCCGCCGAGGCCCAGGCCCGCAACCCGCGGCGGCTGCGGGCGATTGTCGCGCTGTGCGAGTCGTGGGGCGGGCGGCTCATCGAGCACGACGAGGTGACTTCGGTCGACGAGGCGCCCCAGCAGGTGACCCTCCGCCTGGCGTCGGGCGCGGTGATCAACGCGGGCCGGGCGGTCATCGCCAGCGGCGCGTGGGCGTCGCGGTTCCTGCCGGCGGCGGGGTCGGCCGCGCACGTGCGGCCCGTGCGTGGTCAGATGCTGCTGCTGGAAGGCGACCACGCCCTCGCCAACAACCTGCACGTCGACTCACTTTACCTCGCGCCCCGGCGGGACGGCCGGGTGCTGGCCGGCGCGACCGTCGAGGAGGCCGCGTTCGACAAGTCGAACACCGCCGAGGGGTGCGCGACGCTGCTGGACTTCGTGCGGGGCAGCGGCCTGGGCGGGCTGCGGCTGGTGCGATGCTGGGCCGGTCTGCGTCCCGCGACCCCCGACGAGCTGCCGCTGATCGGTCCTGCGTCGGATCGCGTGTACATTGCGGCGGGGCACTACCGGGCGGGTTTGCAATTCGCCTGCGCGACTGCGATGCTGATCCGAGAGATGATGCTCGGCCAACCGCCGTCCATGGACGCTACGCCTTTTCGGATCGATCGATGA
- a CDS encoding lactate racemase domain-containing protein encodes MTLFYAAGAPDADLQTEDLRGALASALDQLGDRRRVMAVPPDLSRAHSQAGPITCLLHELLGDRLTDVMPALGTHKAMTDAELAEMYPTVPKELIRVHRWRDDIVTLGEVPADYVAEQTEGAWTEAWPAQTNKLIANGGHDLILSIGQVVPHEVIGMANYNKNIFVGAGGVRGINESHYLSAAYGMERIMGRADNPLRRIMNHAQDLFCGDLPIVYVMTVVGDGKIRGLFIGDHHDCFEQAAELSLQVNFDILDQAPKKVVVSLDPHEFHSTWLGNKSIYRTRMAIADEGELIVLAPGVRMFGEDPEIDRLIRKYGYRPSAEIQQLVADNDDLRGNLSAAAHLIHGSPENRFTVTYCPGHLSREEIEGVGYQYGDLAEMTERYAPENLKLGWNEVNGERLFYIPNPALGLWAHKSRLPD; translated from the coding sequence ATGACGCTCTTCTACGCCGCCGGCGCGCCGGACGCCGACCTCCAGACCGAAGACCTGCGCGGGGCGCTCGCGTCGGCGCTCGACCAGCTCGGCGACCGCCGCCGCGTGATGGCCGTGCCGCCCGACCTGTCCCGCGCGCACAGCCAGGCCGGGCCGATCACCTGCCTGCTGCACGAGCTGCTCGGCGACCGGCTGACCGACGTCATGCCGGCGCTCGGCACGCACAAGGCAATGACCGACGCCGAGCTGGCCGAAATGTACCCCACGGTGCCCAAGGAATTGATCCGGGTGCACCGCTGGCGGGACGACATCGTCACCCTGGGCGAGGTGCCGGCCGACTACGTCGCGGAGCAGACCGAGGGCGCCTGGACCGAGGCCTGGCCCGCCCAGACCAACAAGCTGATCGCCAACGGCGGGCACGACCTGATCCTCTCGATCGGCCAGGTGGTGCCGCACGAGGTGATCGGCATGGCCAACTACAACAAGAACATCTTTGTCGGCGCCGGCGGCGTGCGGGGGATCAACGAGAGCCACTACCTCAGCGCCGCCTACGGCATGGAGCGGATCATGGGCCGCGCGGACAACCCGCTGCGGCGGATCATGAACCACGCCCAGGACCTGTTCTGCGGCGACCTGCCGATCGTCTACGTAATGACCGTCGTCGGCGACGGCAAGATCCGCGGCTTGTTCATCGGCGACCACCACGACTGCTTCGAGCAGGCGGCCGAGCTGTCGCTGCAGGTGAACTTCGACATCCTCGACCAGGCGCCCAAGAAGGTGGTGGTGTCGCTCGACCCGCACGAGTTTCACAGCACCTGGCTCGGCAACAAATCGATCTACCGCACCCGCATGGCGATCGCCGACGAGGGGGAGCTGATCGTGCTGGCGCCCGGCGTGCGGATGTTCGGCGAGGACCCGGAGATCGACCGCCTGATCCGCAAGTACGGCTACCGCCCGTCGGCCGAGATCCAGCAGCTGGTCGCCGACAACGACGACCTGCGGGGCAACCTGTCCGCCGCCGCGCACCTGATCCACGGCTCGCCCGAGAACCGCTTCACGGTCACCTACTGCCCCGGTCACCTCAGCCGGGAGGAGATCGAGGGCGTCGGCTACCAGTACGGCGACCTCGCCGAGATGACCGAGCGCTACGCGCCCGAAAACCTGAAGCTCGGCTGGAACGAGGTGAACGGCGAACGCCTGTTCTACATCCCGAACCCGGCGCTCGGCCTGTGGGCCCACAAGTCCCGCTTGCCGGACTGA
- a CDS encoding DASS family sodium-coupled anion symporter has product MASPQPEPRNLFRLWICIAVGVAIYFSPVPNGLTPPAWHIFAVFTATIVSFLLRPLPMGPCVLIGLLVLSATRDLMWASPDRPADLSYFEPVDLESLMDRYVPQLGESDAQATAASPAARDLHADIKLSLAQALSGFADTTTWLVVAAFMISGAMIRSGLGRRVALSMVDRFGRTTLGLGYALGAAELVLAPFVPSNTARGGGVMAPIVNSLSHVLGSRPDPDSPDEGPKRAGEYLVLCGAHANLVTAAMFLTGMAANPLVNKAAADVFGEGVGLSWPQWLLGAAVPGLISLALLPPLLYVLAKPEVGSSAAARQKARADLVEMGPWTSRQIVMGVILLSMLTLWMTAPLQSKAFGFSLHTTLVALLGVAAIVVLGVDSWREVTSNPGAWDALIWLGGLISMANALRETGFTAWFAESVGAHVSGMPPLALAVALAVVYFLSMYAFSMLTGHIMAFAGVFFATALAAGAPPLLMVALIAYFSNLCGCTTNYSTGPVVIYFGLGYVSAPKWFWVGFLVGAMHLAVWLGVGLPYWKLLGWW; this is encoded by the coding sequence ATGGCCTCTCCTCAACCCGAACCGCGCAACCTGTTCAGGCTGTGGATCTGTATTGCTGTTGGGGTAGCGATCTACTTCTCCCCGGTCCCGAACGGACTCACGCCGCCGGCCTGGCACATCTTCGCCGTTTTTACGGCGACCATCGTCAGCTTCCTACTGCGGCCGCTGCCGATGGGGCCCTGCGTGCTGATTGGGCTGCTCGTACTATCGGCCACGCGGGACCTAATGTGGGCATCACCCGATCGGCCTGCGGACCTATCGTACTTTGAGCCCGTAGACCTCGAATCGTTAATGGACCGGTATGTCCCACAGCTTGGCGAGAGCGATGCCCAAGCCACCGCCGCATCCCCAGCCGCGCGTGACCTTCACGCCGATATCAAGCTCTCGTTAGCGCAGGCCCTCTCAGGTTTTGCCGACACCACAACTTGGCTGGTCGTCGCGGCGTTTATGATCTCCGGGGCGATGATCCGCTCGGGGCTGGGCCGGCGGGTGGCGTTGTCGATGGTCGACCGGTTCGGCCGCACCACGCTGGGGCTGGGGTACGCGCTGGGCGCGGCAGAGCTGGTCCTCGCCCCGTTTGTCCCGTCCAACACGGCCCGCGGCGGCGGGGTGATGGCGCCGATCGTGAACTCGCTTTCGCACGTGCTCGGCTCACGGCCCGACCCGGACTCGCCGGACGAGGGGCCCAAACGGGCCGGAGAATATCTGGTACTGTGCGGCGCTCACGCCAACCTAGTCACGGCGGCCATGTTCCTCACCGGCATGGCGGCCAACCCGCTGGTCAACAAGGCGGCCGCCGACGTGTTTGGCGAGGGCGTCGGGCTCTCGTGGCCGCAGTGGCTGCTGGGGGCGGCCGTACCCGGTCTGATCAGCCTCGCGCTGCTGCCGCCGCTGCTGTACGTGCTTGCGAAGCCGGAGGTGGGATCGTCGGCCGCGGCCCGGCAGAAGGCCCGAGCGGACCTGGTTGAGATGGGCCCCTGGACGTCGCGGCAGATTGTGATGGGGGTGATCCTGCTCTCGATGCTGACGCTCTGGATGACGGCGCCGCTGCAGAGCAAGGCCTTCGGGTTCTCGTTGCACACCACGCTGGTGGCGCTCTTGGGCGTGGCCGCCATCGTGGTGCTGGGCGTCGACTCGTGGCGGGAAGTGACCTCTAACCCGGGCGCGTGGGACGCGTTGATCTGGCTCGGCGGGCTGATCAGCATGGCCAACGCGCTCCGCGAGACCGGTTTCACCGCCTGGTTTGCCGAGTCGGTCGGCGCGCACGTCAGCGGCATGCCGCCGCTGGCGTTGGCGGTAGCCCTGGCGGTGGTCTACTTCCTGTCGATGTACGCGTTCAGCATGCTGACGGGCCACATTATGGCGTTCGCTGGGGTGTTCTTCGCCACCGCGCTGGCCGCGGGCGCGCCGCCGCTGTTGATGGTGGCGCTGATCGCCTACTTCTCCAACCTGTGCGGCTGCACCACCAACTACTCCACGGGCCCGGTGGTGATCTACTTCGGGCTGGGGTACGTGTCGGCCCCCAAGTGGTTCTGGGTCGGCTTCTTGGTGGGGGCGATGCACCTGGCCGTCTGGCTGGGGGTCGGGCTGCCGTACTGGAAGCTGCTGGGCTGGTGGTGA
- a CDS encoding AAA family ATPase: MSTVESEEVIGGGLLDTLFNSDDTFLPAEPQAIGELGLSPVLIESLLCKYLLQVGSAAGRQIAESIALPFALVEPMFADLRGRQLLFHQGQAQLGDYQYALTEQGVARAQAAMASNSYVGPAPVPLDDYILSVEAQSIRAEAAREDSLANAFSDISVEPQMLEVLGPAVNSGAGLFLYGTPGNGKTTIAKRITRCFGSHVWVPHAIIEDGQIVKFYDAAFHEPVGESHASLLKSGASDQRWIKIKRPTVVVGGELKLDALEIRHDPVSNISEASLQLKSNCGCLLIDDFGRQRCEPTELLNRWIVPLENRHDFLTLASGKKIQVPFDQLIIFSTNLEPMDLADEAFLRRIPYKVEVGDPSLEEFRKLFEHSCQSLGCQYRPEAVDYLVQKHYRPFGRPLRRCQARDLLTQVKNYCVYRGLPMELRPDYLDRAVNGYFATCGDNASRAPAEEPTL, from the coding sequence ATGTCGACAGTCGAATCAGAAGAGGTCATCGGCGGCGGCCTGCTGGACACCCTGTTCAACAGCGACGACACGTTCCTGCCGGCCGAGCCGCAGGCGATCGGCGAGCTGGGGCTGAGCCCCGTGCTCATCGAGTCGCTGCTCTGCAAGTATCTGCTGCAGGTCGGTTCGGCCGCTGGGCGGCAGATCGCCGAGAGCATTGCGCTGCCGTTCGCGTTGGTCGAGCCGATGTTCGCCGACCTGCGGGGCCGCCAGCTGCTGTTCCACCAAGGGCAGGCCCAGCTGGGCGACTACCAGTACGCGTTGACCGAGCAGGGCGTGGCCCGGGCGCAGGCGGCCATGGCGTCCAACTCGTACGTCGGCCCCGCGCCGGTGCCGCTCGACGACTACATCCTGTCTGTCGAGGCGCAGTCCATCCGCGCCGAAGCGGCCCGCGAGGACTCGCTGGCCAACGCGTTCAGCGACATCAGCGTCGAGCCGCAGATGCTGGAGGTGCTCGGCCCGGCCGTGAACTCCGGCGCCGGCCTGTTCCTGTACGGCACCCCGGGCAACGGCAAGACCACCATCGCCAAGCGGATCACCCGTTGCTTCGGTAGCCACGTGTGGGTGCCGCACGCGATCATCGAAGACGGCCAGATCGTCAAGTTCTACGACGCCGCGTTCCACGAGCCGGTAGGCGAGAGCCACGCCTCGTTGCTGAAGAGCGGCGCCTCGGACCAGCGGTGGATCAAGATTAAGCGGCCGACCGTGGTGGTGGGCGGCGAGCTGAAGCTCGACGCGTTGGAGATCCGCCACGACCCGGTCAGCAATATCAGCGAGGCCTCGCTTCAGCTCAAGAGCAACTGCGGCTGCCTGCTGATCGACGACTTCGGCCGCCAGCGGTGCGAGCCCACCGAGCTGCTCAACCGCTGGATCGTGCCGCTGGAGAACCGGCACGACTTCCTCACCCTGGCCAGCGGCAAGAAGATCCAGGTGCCGTTCGACCAGCTGATCATCTTCTCGACCAACCTCGAGCCGATGGACCTGGCCGACGAGGCGTTCCTCCGCCGCATCCCGTACAAGGTGGAGGTCGGCGACCCCAGCCTCGAAGAGTTCCGCAAGCTGTTCGAGCACTCCTGCCAATCGCTCGGCTGCCAGTACCGCCCCGAGGCGGTCGACTACCTGGTGCAGAAGCACTACCGGCCCTTCGGCCGGCCGCTCCGCCGCTGCCAGGCGCGTGACCTGCTGACCCAGGTGAAGAACTACTGCGTGTACCGCGGCCTGCCGATGGAGCTGCGCCCCGACTACCTGGACCGCGCCGTGAACGGCTACTTCGCCACCTGCGGCGACAACGCCTCACGGGCCCCAGCCGAGGAGCCGACGCTGTGA